One part of the Glycine soja cultivar W05 chromosome 11, ASM419377v2, whole genome shotgun sequence genome encodes these proteins:
- the LOC114374675 gene encoding cellulose synthase-like protein B4, with protein sequence MANQGHDLPLYEKIWVKRKFQRVIDTLILVLLLLLLSYRLFSSNNFTFPWFLAFICESWFTFTWIVILNTKWSPAVTITHPNRLLLRVPESEFPPVDLLVTTADHVLEPPIITVNTVLSLLALDYPTNKLACYVSDDGCSPLTFYALMEASKFAKFWVPFCKKNCVQVRAPFRYFSDIATNKSEDSLEFKQEWLQMKDMYDNLCQKIEEVTGKTIPFQLDGEFAVFSNTDQRNHPTIIKVILENMGDLLDGLPHLIYISREKRPQYHHNYKAGAMNVLTRVSGLMTNAPFILNVDCDMFVNNPKIVLHALCILMDSQRGKEVAFVQCFQQFYDGIKDDPFGNQWMITFKNIIMGMAGLQGPFYGGTNAFHRRNAIYGLYPDEIESERKGKLEEKILIEKFGSSKEFIKSSAQALGGSAFSANDITTFNFIEAATQVSNCEYEYDTCWGKQMGWLYGSISEDVPTGLNIQRKGWRSECCTPDPIAFTGCAPGGILSTMLQQKRWASGLTVVFFGKHSPITGMLFGKTQFRAGLSFFWLTNWGLRGLFLVCYIALLAFCIITNTNIFPKGLGLWIPIALFVIYNVHTLLEYLTIGLSIRHWWNNQRMCIIRTTTASFLGFLSAMLKLSGISDSVFEITDKKPSTSGADGNNADAGRFTFEESPVFVIGTTILLVHMTAMLIKFLGLQPTHSGNGCGLGESISSMYVIVCYWPYLKGLFARGKYGIPLSTICKSAVLALVFVHFCRSNVIS encoded by the exons ATGGCCAACCAAGGACATGACCTCCCTCTCTATGAAAAAATATGGGTCAAGCGAAAATTTCAAAGAGTGATAGACACATTGATCTTAGTCCTCCTTCTCCTGCTTCTTAGTTACCGACTTttctcatccaacaactttacTTTCCCGTGGTTCCTTGCTTTCATATGTGAATCTTGGTTTACATTCACTTGGATTGTGATTCTCAACACCAAGTGGAGTCCTGCAGTAACCATAACCCACCCAAATCGTCTCCTGCTACG GGTACCTGAGTCTGAGTTTCCACCAGTTGACTTGCTCGTGACAACAGCAGACCATGTACTTGAACCACCAATCATCACAGTCAACACTGTCTTATCTCTTCTAGCACTTGATTATCCTACTAACAAGCTAGCTTGCTATGTTTCTGATGATGGTTGTTCCCCTCTTACTTTCTATGCCCTTATGGAAGCTTCCAAATTCGCTAAGTTTTGGGTACCTTTCTGTAAGAAGAACTGTGTACAAGTGAGAGCACCCTTCAGATACTTCTCTGACATTGCCACTAACAAAAGTGAAGACTCACTTGAATTCAAACAAGAATGGTTACAAATGAAG GATATGTATGACAATCTTTGCCAAAAAATTGAAGAGGTGACGGGCAAAACAATTCCATTCCAACTTGATGGAGAATTTGCTGTTTTCTCAAATACAGACCAAAGAAATCATCCAACCATAATTAAG GTTATATTGGAGAACATGGGTGATCTTTTAGATGGGTTGCCTCACTTAATCTATATATCCAGAGAGAAGAGGCCACAGTATCATCACAATTACAAAGCTGGAGCTATGAATGTCTTG ACAAGAGTCTCTGGGTTGATGACCAATGCTCCCTTTATATTGAACGTAGACTGTGACATGTTTGTGAACAATCCAAAGATTGTTCTACACGCTTTGTGCATTTTGATGGATtcacaaagaggaaaagaagtTGCTTTTGTTCAGTGTTTCCAACAATTCTACGATGGAATAAAAGATGACCCTTTTGGGAATCAGTGGATGATTACATTTAAG AACATTATAATGGGAATGGCAGGACTTCAAGGACCTTTCTATGGGGGAACAAATGCTTTCCATAGAAGAAATGCTATTTATGGCCTTTATCCTGATGAAATTGAAAGCGAGAGAAAAG gaaaattagaagaaaagatATTAATAGAGAAATTTGGAAGTTCAAAGGAGTTTATCAAATCATCAGCTCAAGCTTTGGGAGGGAGTGCATTTTCTGCTAATGATATTACTACTTTCAACTTTATTGAGGCAGCAACACAAGTTTCCAATTGTGAATATGAATATGACACTTGCTGGGGTAAACAG ATGGGGTGGTTGTATGGCTCAATCTCAGAAGATGTGCCAACTGGGTTGAATATTCAAAGAAAAGGTTGGAGATCAGAGTGTTGTACACCAGATCCAATTGCCTTCACAGGATGTGCTCCCGGAGGAATACTCTCTACAATGTTACAACAAAAGAGATGGGCTTCAGGCCTCACTGTAGTCTTCTTTGGAAAGCATTCTCCAATTACGGGCATGCTCTTTGGTAAGACCCAGTTCAGGGCAGGCTTGTCTTTTTTTTGGCTTACCAACTGGGGCTTGCGTGGCCTATTTCTAGTTTGCTATATTGCTCTACTAGCATTTTGCATTATTACCAACACCAATATCTTTCCTAAG GGACTAGGCCTTTGGATTCCAATTGCTCTTTTTGTGATTTACAACGTACATACTCTATTAGAGTACCTTACAATTGGGTTGTCAATACGACATTGGTGGAATAATCAGAGAATGTGCATAATTAGAACCACGACTGCATCGTTTCTTGGATTTTTGAGTGCTATGCTTAAGCTATCGGGGATATCGGATTCTGTCTTTGAAATAACAGACAAGAAACCCTCAACTTCTGGTGCTGATGGAAACAATGCAGATGCTGGAAGGTTCACATTCGAGGAGTCCCCAGTTTTTGTGATAGGCACGACCATTTTGTTGGTGCATATGACAGCAATGTTGATCAAGTTTTTGGGGTTGCAACCTACTCATAGTGGGAATGGGTGTGGACTTGGGGAGTCCATCTCTAGTATGTATGTGATAGTGTGTTACTGGCCATATTTGAAAGGGCTGTTTGCTAGAGGAAAATATGGGATTCCCCTATCCACTATTTGCAAATCAGCAGTGTTAGCATTAGTGTTTGTGCACTTTTGTAGAAGTAACGTTATCAGTTGA